Proteins from a genomic interval of Caulobacter sp. SL161:
- a CDS encoding sulfite exporter TauE/SafE family protein, which yields MLTDPFFYLVAIPAVILLGLTKGGFAGIGVVAVPMMTLAVSPVMAASIILPILLVQDVVSVWSFRKTWDKAILVLMLPAAAVGIFLGWALAALVEEAAVELAVGAISVVFALQRLWAERALRAADSIEAGPARPWLGVLCGATAGFTSQIAHAGGPPFQIYVLPRGLPRDVFIGTSAIFFGVVNWMKVPAYLALGQLTPQALATAGVLLPLAIASTWAGVWLVRRVPAEGFYKLIYVLLVLVGGKLMFDGARGLLT from the coding sequence ATGCTGACCGATCCGTTTTTCTACCTCGTGGCCATCCCCGCCGTGATCTTGCTGGGCCTGACCAAGGGCGGGTTTGCGGGGATCGGGGTGGTGGCGGTGCCGATGATGACTCTCGCGGTGTCGCCGGTCATGGCCGCGTCGATCATCCTGCCCATCCTGCTGGTGCAGGACGTGGTCAGCGTGTGGTCGTTCCGGAAAACCTGGGACAAGGCGATCCTAGTTTTGATGCTGCCGGCGGCGGCGGTGGGCATCTTTCTGGGCTGGGCCCTGGCGGCCCTGGTCGAGGAGGCGGCCGTAGAGCTGGCGGTCGGCGCGATTTCGGTCGTCTTCGCCCTGCAGCGGCTGTGGGCCGAACGCGCCCTCAGGGCGGCCGATTCAATCGAAGCGGGTCCAGCGCGTCCCTGGCTGGGCGTCCTGTGCGGCGCCACGGCGGGCTTCACCAGCCAGATCGCCCACGCCGGCGGCCCGCCGTTCCAGATCTATGTCCTGCCGCGCGGTCTGCCGCGCGACGTGTTCATCGGCACCAGCGCGATCTTCTTCGGCGTCGTCAACTGGATGAAGGTTCCGGCTTACCTGGCGCTGGGCCAGCTGACGCCGCAGGCGTTGGCCACGGCCGGCGTGCTGCTGCCGCTGGCCATCGCCTCGACCTGGGCCGGCGTCTGGCTGGTGCGGCGCGTGCCCGCCGAAGGCTTCTACAAGCTGATCTACGTGCTCTTGGTGCTGGTCGGCGGCAAGCTGATGTTCGACGGTGCCCGCGGCCTATTGACCTGA
- the trhA gene encoding PAQR family membrane homeostasis protein TrhA yields the protein MIELTIASQATDLAIAKPGRHYPTPAAKCADLVVHLAGLACALMGGGILLGLAFGLGNLGQVAAVSIYTVGLILMLSLSTAYNFAKARWRPLLRRFDHAGIFVMIAASYTPFTTQNLHGWWSIGMTTAVWTVAGVGVLAKLLLPGLDKRFWVGLYLALGWLVLVAIKPMIEGLSWPALLLLAIGGIVYSTGTIFYLMRRLKFRRAIWHGHVIGGAGLHYAAVLVGVVLTGAH from the coding sequence ATGATCGAACTCACCATCGCCAGCCAAGCGACCGACTTGGCCATCGCCAAGCCAGGCCGGCACTATCCGACGCCGGCGGCCAAGTGCGCCGACCTTGTCGTCCACCTGGCGGGCCTGGCCTGCGCCCTGATGGGTGGCGGCATCCTGCTGGGCCTGGCGTTCGGTCTCGGCAATCTCGGCCAGGTCGCGGCGGTCAGCATCTACACCGTGGGCCTGATCCTGATGCTGTCGCTGTCCACGGCCTACAACTTCGCCAAGGCCCGCTGGCGTCCGCTGCTGCGCCGCTTTGACCACGCCGGCATCTTCGTGATGATCGCCGCCTCGTACACGCCCTTCACGACCCAGAACCTGCACGGCTGGTGGTCCATCGGCATGACCACGGCGGTCTGGACGGTGGCCGGCGTCGGCGTGCTGGCCAAGCTGTTGCTGCCGGGCCTGGACAAGCGCTTCTGGGTGGGTCTGTACCTGGCGCTGGGCTGGCTGGTGCTGGTGGCGATCAAGCCGATGATCGAGGGCCTGTCCTGGCCGGCCCTGCTGCTGCTGGCGATCGGCGGGATCGTCTATTCGACGGGCACGATCTTCTACCTGATGCGCCGCCTGAAATTCCGCCGCGCCATCTGGCACGGCCACGTCATCGGCGGCGCGGGCCTGCACTATGCCGCCGTTCTGGTGGGCGTGGTCCTGACCGGCGCGCACTAA